In Methylobacterium aquaticum, the following are encoded in one genomic region:
- the phaR gene encoding polyhydroxyalkanoate synthesis repressor PhaR has product MAESGKSTPTVIKKYANRRLYHTGTSTYVTLEDLAAMVQAGEDFVVFDAKSGEDITRSVLTQIIFEQENKAGAENLLPVAFLRQLIRFYGDSMRAMVPSFLEYSMDNLAREQDGLREKMSQTFGPTAFQHAMEEQVRANMSFFSDAMRMFTPFGAGGQPAPGDKPAEAPTPAAPAPKGELDDIKRQMAEMQSRLEALAKK; this is encoded by the coding sequence ATGGCGGAGAGCGGCAAGTCGACACCCACCGTCATCAAGAAGTACGCCAACCGGCGTCTCTATCACACGGGCACCTCGACCTACGTCACGCTGGAGGACCTCGCCGCGATGGTGCAGGCCGGCGAGGACTTCGTGGTCTTCGACGCCAAGTCGGGCGAGGACATCACCCGCTCGGTGCTGACCCAGATCATCTTCGAGCAGGAGAACAAGGCCGGCGCCGAGAACCTGCTGCCGGTGGCCTTCCTGCGCCAGCTGATCCGCTTCTACGGCGACAGCATGCGGGCGATGGTGCCGAGCTTCCTCGAATATTCCATGGACAATCTCGCCCGCGAGCAGGACGGCCTGCGCGAGAAGATGTCCCAGACCTTCGGCCCCACCGCCTTCCAGCACGCCATGGAGGAGCAGGTCCGGGCCAACATGAGCTTCTTCAGCGACGCCATGCGGATGTTCACGCCGTTCGGCGCAGGCGGCCAGCCGGCTCCCGGCGACAAGCCGGCCGAGGCGCCGACCCCGGCGGCCCCGGCCCCGAAGGGCGAGCTCGACGACATCAAGCGCCAGATGGCCGAGATGCAAAGCCGGCTCGAGGCGCTGGCGAAGAAGTAA